Genomic DNA from Candidatus Zixiibacteriota bacterium:
GGCCAGGCGCAGTTCAACATTACGCTTGAAGATGTCATTCGCAGGCAGTTCCCCAACGCTGTATACGGTGAGCATTACGTGGATCTCGGCTACAAGGCCGGAAATGAGGGTGTGCTGAATGTCATCCGCACTGACTTCAAAAAGATGTTTCCGACTGATGTCAACACCGTCCCCTGGGACAGCCTGCCCATACTCGAGGGCATACGATCGTGCTCTGACTTCGACTTGATTATCTCTCTGGGAGGAGGCAAACCCGGAGTTAAAGAGTGGGTGCTTTTTGTCGGCGACCCGACCGGCGTGCCTGTCGCCGGCGGCGTAGCGGCCGTCGTGGCGCCCATGCTCTACCCGTACTTTCCGAGCCAGATGTGCGGACTCCTGGGCGGAATCAAAGGCGCGGCCGAGTACGAGAATTACTTTCGCGATAATCACCCTGACCATACCGATATGGAAACACCGGCGATGATCATGATGGGGCCGCAGACTGTCGCCCACGTGGTTATCCTGGCGTTTATCGTCATCGGCAACGTGCTGTTCTTCGTCAATCGCCGCAAAGAGGTGAAGCGATGAGCCGGCTGGCGGTGGTTGTGTTCGTGATTGTCTGCGCCGCTTTTGCACTGAGCTGGGTGCTTCGAGCGGGCGCCACCGAGGGCGACCACGCCGTGCGCGACGCATTCCTGGTAACGCTGTCAGCCTTTATGACGCTGGCGATCATGTCGTTTATGTACCGCGACAATCCCTACTACAAATTCGCGGAGCACCTGTTTGTCGGAATTTCCGCGGCCTACTGGATGTGTGTCGGGTTTTGGTCTACAATTGTCGGCAACCTGGTGCCGCGCATTTCGGAGGGCCTGTCTGATTTCTTCAAGGTGCCGTATTCGGGAGGCGGGCTCGATTTCGATCTGTTCTTCCTGCCTTACCGAGTCTTCTACCTGATACCGATTATCCTGGGCATACTCCTTCTGATGCGCCTCATTCCGAAAACGGGCTGGATTTCGCGCTGGCCGCTGGCGTTTATCGTCGGCACATTCGCGGGGCTCAATCTAATTCGCTACCTTCAGTCCGACTTCATTATTCAGATCTCCGCAACGTTCGTGCCGCTGTTTGTCGAGTGGCAGGGCTTCGGAGATTTCGTCAGTCGGCTGTCGTTGGCGGCGGACGGACAGTTCATTGCCATGCTCAGCAATCTCGTGATTTTTCTTGGCGTTTTCTGTGGCCTGGTGTATTTCTTCTTTTCCAAGGAACATACCGGCTGGTTCGGAGGCGCGTCGCGGCTCGGCATCTGGATTCTGATGATCACCTTCGGCGCATCCTTCGGCTATACCGTAATGGGACGAATTTCACTTCTGGTCGGGCGGCTGACGTTCCTGTTTCGTGACTGGTTAGGAATCATAAGTTCATAATAGTTCATTGGTGAAAGGTCGCCATGTGAGACACAAACTGAAACTTGCTGTCGTCCTGATGCTGGGCATCAGTGGTGCAGCGGCAGCGCAGGGCGATACGGTTACGCCGGATACTTCCGCGGCCGCGGTGTCGATCTCGCCGCCGGGGCCGGTTTCGAACCTCCGCGCTGCGGACGCTAAGAACGATCACGGCCACGCCATATCGTTGACCTGGGACAAGTCGCCCGATGATGGCGCCGGGCGGAACTCCGTCATAGCCTATGAGATATTCCGCTGGTTTCCCCACCAGATGAACGAGGCCGACTCGCTTCGTCGGGAGCTATCCACGGCTCGAGAGGCTATCAGGGCTTTCCGCTCCGACCTGCCGCGTGCGGAGCACGCCCTTATCGAGTTGAAGGAAGACCAGACCAGGTTGAGGACGATCCGCTTCAGTGTAGCTCGCCCCGATGATCCGACATTCCAGTTGACAGTCGATTTCGCCATGCGCGCCCTTGAGGACACGATTGCTTACATGATCGAGCATGGCCCGGCTTTCAAGCGCAGCATCAAGCCCCTCCAGCGAGAGCTCGAGCAGGTGCTGGACCAGCTTCCCCAGGCGCACGCGCAGTACCCGGAAGGCGGGGAGTGGCGGTCGCTCGGCAAGGCGATAGCGGGAAGTGTCTCCTATGACAACACCGGCTCCAAGGAGGCAACTCAGTCGGATTTCTTTCCGGACCACACCGACCTGTACTACCGGGTGGAGGCGGTTACCGCCGACGAAACCATCAGGTCGGTAGCCGTCACAGCCGGTCCGGTTCAGAGCCATGGCCAGTGGTTTCACACCGGCAAGATCCCGGTGTTCGGATTCATCATGGTGTTCTTTGTTTTGACCGTTGTCTTCGTGCACTTTGCCAGGCGGGGAGCGGCGCTCTATGTCCGGCCTCTGTCCGGGATTGAAGCCGTGGACGACGCCATCGGCCGCGCCACGGAGATGGGCCGCCCGATTCTGTATGTCCTCGGTCTGGGCACCGCGACCGAGGTTTCGACAATAGCTTCGTTCTCCGTCCTGGGCCGCGTGGCCAAGCGGGTGGCTGAGTACCAGACGCCGATTATCGTGCCGTGCTACGACGCGATCGTTATGGCAGTAGCCCAGGAAGTGGTCAAGTCGTCGTATCTCGACGCCGGTCGCCCCGATGACTACAAAGAAGACTCGGTCTTCTTCGTAACCAATTATCAGTTTGCCTACGTTGCGGCGGTCAACGGTATCATGCTTCGCGAACGCCCGGCCACCAACGTCTATATGGGCAAGTTCTTCGCCGAGTCTCTGATACTCGCCGAAACCGGCACGCTGGCCGGTTCCATTCAGATCGCAGGCACTGACGAAACCAACCAGATTCCGTTCTTCATCGTATCATGCGACTTTACGCTGATCGGCGAAGAACTCTACGCGGCGTCGGCGTATCTCAGCCGCGAACCGATTCTGCTCGGTTCACTCAAGGCCCAGGACTGGGCCAAGCTGGCGGTGATGGTGATTGCCCTGATTGGCATGATTTGCACCACCCTGGGCTATCCGGAATTCGCGCAACTCTTCCACGTGGCAGGGTAGGAGGTAACAAAGATGAAACAACAGATGCCGCGACTTATCGTACTGGTGTTCGGCGCATTCCTGCTCTTTCAGTTCTTCGTTCCCCACGAATCCTCGGAGCGCGCCTACGAGTTCCTGCTCGACTGGATTCTCATCATCGGCGTTTTCGCCCTCGCCGTAGGAATATGGTCGCTCTTCCACGTGCATGTCGACAAGATCAGAACCCGCAAGGTCGGCTGGAAATACTCCTATGTCACTCTGGTCGGCTTTGTCAGCATGATCATGTTCGGCTTGACGGCTCAGAACGGCCAGGAGTGGGGCTGGTTCTTCCCGTTTCTGGTGTCGGTAATTCTGACGGTCCTGATGGTGGTGCAGGCTCTGTCTTCAAAAGGGCGCGCTCCGACCTATCTGGGCCTGGCCGGACTATTCACGCTGGTCGCAATTCTGATCGCCAACTTTGATAACGATTGGAGCTTCTATTTCCAGACCGCCGTGCCGCTGCGGGCATACCTGTTTCGAAGTACATTCGATAATGTGCTGGTCTCGCTGCACGCTACCATGTTCTCGCTGCTTGCGTTCTTTATAGCCTCGGCGGCCTATCGCGCGTTCCGGGCGCGCAACGTGATGGCCACGCTGCTTTTGCTGGCGGCGTTGATTGTCATGTCGCGCTTTAATCCGTACCTGGCGCCTGTTTTCGGCGAGTACGTGGCCAAGCTGTCCAACTGGCTGATGAATGTCCCCAACATGGCCGCCCAGCGGGCGATCATAATGGGAGTCGGACTGGGAATGGTGGCGACCGCGCTCAAAGTGATTCTTGGCATCGAACGCAACTATATGGGCAGAGGGTAGGGAGATCAATCATGAACATATTTGATCGTCTGATGTTGATCGACCGCCGCTGGGTCTTCCTCTTCCTGGTAATCGTCTCGGTATTTGCCTACGTGGCGGATTTCCAGGTGCCCATCATGGTAGAGCCGGAAGTGCGCAATATCTACAGGTTCATTGATACGCTGCCCATAGGTTCGGTGGTCTTTCTTCCCCTGGATTATGATCCCGGCTCCATGGCCGAGCTGCATCCGATGACCTTCGCTATTGTAGAGCAATGCTGGCGCAAGGAGCTCAAGGTGCTGATTACGGCGCTGTCCCAGAACGGTCCGGGGATGGCCGACGAAGCCCTGCGTAAGCTCGTTGACTCCATGAAAGTGCCGAGGACCTACCACGGCATAACCTACCCGGCTCGCGAAATCGTCAACGGCGTAGATTACGTTTTTCTCGGATACAAGCCCTATCCGGCGATGGTGATACTCGGCATGGGACAGAACTTCCGGCTGCCGTTCCCGCTCGATTATTATGGTACGCCGCTGGATTCGCTACCGATGATGCGCGGGCTTTTCAATTATGATGATATTGCCTGCGCCATCAATATTTCAGGCACCAACGCTACGGACTTCTGGATTTCGTACGGCCAGGGGCGCTACGGTTTTCCGCTGGCGATCGGCGTAACCGGGGTATCCACCGCACAGTACTACCCCTACTACGGTTCCGGACAGCTTTTCGGAATCATGGGCGGAATGCTCGGAGCGGCGCAATATGAAGAGCTGGCCGACAATGCCGGCAATGCTAAAGGGGCCATGCGGGTGCAACTATCCGCGCACCTGGTGATAATCGCCTTTGTCATCATGGGCAATATCGGCTTTTTCGCCACTATGCGAAAACGCAAACGCGAAAAGATAGAAGGAAGGAGGTAGCGTCATGGATTTCACGACCTTTCTATGGACCACATTCGGGGCATTCCTGACGCTCTGCATTTTCTCGTTCCTTTACAAAGACAACCCCTTCTACAAGTTTGCCGAGCACTTATTCGTCGGGCTTTCAGCCGGCTATTTCGCCATGATCCTCTGGCACAACGGGCTGATTCCCAAGCTGATGTTCGAGCGTCTGGATGATGGTAACTGGTATTTCCTCTGGGTGGACTCCTCCAAGTGGTGGTATCTGGTTCCGGCGCTGCTGGGGATCCTGATGTGGACCCGCTTCTCCAAAAAATACCAGTGGGTGTCGCGCTGGCCGCTGGCCATGTACATCGGCATCGGCGCCGGTACCGCAATCCCCGCTGAGATGCGTGCCAGAGTCAATGAACAGCTTTCGGCGATGATGCGCGAAATCAACTGGTCGCATTTCTTCGGGACGGACGGTGTCAATCTTCTGGATACCGCCTCGGGGTTGTCCCAGTTGATTGTATTTGTCGGGGCGCTCTGCGCGCTAATCTACTTCTTCTTCTCGAAAGCGCACACCGGCGTGATCGGCGGCATGGCCAAGTTCGGAATCTGGATTCTAATGATAGGTTTTGGCGCGTCGTTCGGCTTCACGGTCATGGCGCGAATATCGCTGTTCATTAACCGAATGCAGTTTCTCGATCAGCAGTGGATCACCACGGCGCACAACACCGCGCAGACCCCCAACCCCAATTATCATTGGGGCTACCCGGCGCTGTTCTATTCCCTGTTGGTACTGGCGCTGGCGTACATCCTGTGGGAACTCATCTCGTTCCTGCGGCGCCGCGCGGGATCGGAGACTAAACAGGCCATGTAGACAACCACACCGCAGCTTGCGGCTGTTGCGCCAGGTTCGGCTCCGCGCCCGACTCGCTCCTCGGGTCAGGCCGGAAGAGGGCCTGGCGCCGCTTTTTCCAGTACGCAATGCGCCGACAGCGTTCTTTCGGGCGACCCTGCCCGATAGCTTCAGTCGTCCGTCTATGCAACGGCCCCAGGGGATTTGAGGTTTTTCTTCAGGCGCCGGAATTTCCCTTGACGAAAAACGAGGATCGTGCGTATAATAAGTCGGAACCAGGGGCTGCCTCCTCACTTTACAGCTGTGATTTTCAATGAGTTGGTGAAAATCTACCGTAGAGGACATTTTTGTCCGCCCGAACTTTCAGCGGGCCAAGGGGTTGAAATTTGTCAAGAATGACGTCAATCTTAACCCGTTACTGAACAGGCGGATACTCGAAAAAAAATCGGGCGACGCCGAAGATTTCACTTGACATACAGGCAAATCTTTCCTAAGGTGGCCCAGGTGGATCAAAAAGGCGCACGCGCCAAGGAAATGCTATAGGGTAGTAGAACTTACACAGGGAAAGTGAGGTGGCTCGATGGCTCGGACTAATGCCCAAGCCCCAGCCGGAAACACCAGGGAAGTTGCCGAGAAGAAGGAGGATCATGACAGGGCGAGAGCCAAACTGTCAACCGCGGAAGCCCGCCGCGAGTACCAGCGCCGTTACTACCAGATGCACAAGGAGAAGGCTAAGGAGTACCAGCGCCAGTACAACCTCACCCACAAGAAGAAGGCCCGGGTGGGGCGCGGAAAATCCAACATGTTGGCGTCGCGCGAGGTAGTCCGGTCGACGTTCAACACGGCCGACATTATGCACTCGCCGGTCGAGAAGACACTTAAAATTCTCGAGAAGATTATTCGCGGTGAGCGTATGTTTACCATGTAGTTAGGAGCAATCGCAGAGACATTGGGCGGCGTCTGGGAGCTTTGGCTCCGGCCGCCCTTTTTTATTGCGCGACGGTCGTCTCGACCTTTATATAGCTGGGCTAAATGATGATTATAGCATGAGTTACTGATGAATACCGAGGGCCAGATGACAGCACCTAAAATGACAGCGACTAAAGAGAAAACCAACCGAAAAACGAAATCCGAAAACGCCGCCAAAGAAAAAGGCGGGACCCCGGCCTCTGGCAAGAAATACTACTACTTCTTCGGTGGAGGAAAAGCCGAAGGGAACGCCCAGATGCGGGATACGCTCGGCGGCAAGGGAGCCGGTTTGGCCGAGATGACCAACGCCGGCATCCCGGTTCCGCCCGGATTTACCATTACTACCAATGTCTGCGGACTATTTTATGACCATGGCATGACCGTGCCCAAAGAGGTCGACGCCGAGATGAAGGCGTATCTGGCAAAGGTCGAGGCGTCTACCGGCAAGAAATTCGGGGACCCGTCCAATCCGCTCCTCGTATCGGTGCGCTCCGGCGCGAAATTCTCAATGCCAGGCATGATGGATACAATCCTGAATCTCGGCTTGAACGAGGAAACGGTCGAGGGCCTGGCGCGCAAGACCGGCAACGAGCGCTTCGCCCTGGACAACTACCGCCGCTTCATCCAGATGTTCGGCCACGTGGTGCTCGGAATCGACAAAGACCTGTTCGAAGAGGTTATCGAGAAGAAAAAGAAAGATAAGCGCATCCGCCAGGATAGCTCGCTCCAGCCGGCCGACCTGAGGGATATCATCAGAAAGTACAAGGCGATCGTGAAGCGCAAATCGGGTGAGTCGTTCCCTGATGATCCCCACAAGCAACTGCGCATGGCCCGGGATGCCGTCTTTCGCTCCTGGAATAACCCGCGGGCCATCACTTATCGCCGGCTGCACGGCATTCCGGCCAATCTCGGCACGGCGGTCAACGTGCAGGCGATGGTTTTCGGCAACATGGGAAAGGACTCCGGAACCGGAGTAGGTTTCACGCGTAACCCCGCGACCGGGGCGAAGGAATTCTACGGGGAGTTTTTGATCAACGCCCAAGGAGAGGATGTAGTCGCCGGGGTGCGCACCCCCCAGCCGATCGCCGAGCTCAAAAACGAGATGCCCAAGGTCTACAAGCAGCTCCGCGAGATCACCGACCGCCTCGAAAAGCATTATCGCGATATTCAGGACTTTGAGTTCACTATCGAAGACGGCACCCTGTACATGCTTCAGACCCGCACGGGGAAGCGGACCGCCCAGGCGGCGATCAAAGCGGCCGTGGACATGGTCAAGGAGAAGCTGATCACCAAGGAAGAGGCGCTGATGCGGATCGAGCCGAACCAGCTCGATCACCTGCTTCATCCGCGTCTCGACCCCAATGCCAAGTACGAAGTGATCGCCACCGGCCTGGCGGCGTCGCCGGGCGCCTGCTCCGGCCATGTCGTGTTCTCGGCCGAGGATGCAGTCCGGCTCGGCGCCAAGCAGGCGACTATTCTTGTGCGGCAGGAAACCAGCCCGGATGATATTGAGGGCATGAATGTCGCGGTTGGGATTCTCACCTCGCGGGGCGGGATGACCTCCCACGCTGCGGTCGTGGCTCGGGGCATGGGCAAGTGTTGTGTCAGCGGAGCAGAGGCGCTGCGGGTCAATGCCGCCAAGAAGGTCTTCCACGTCGGCCGTCTCACTATCAAAGAGGGTGAGGTTATCACGCTCAACGGTTCTACCGGAGAGGTCATCATTGGTAAGGTCGACACCATCGAACCGGAGCTCTCGGGCGAATTTGCCGAGCTGATGCAGTGGGCCGATGAAATTCGCACGTTGGGCGTGCGCGCCAACGCTGACATCCCGCGCGACGCTCGTCAGGCGGTCAAGTTCGGCGCCGAGGGGATTGGTCTGTGCCGCACCGAGCACATGTTTTTCGCGGAGGACCGCATCCCGGTCGTCCAGCAGATGATCCTTGCTGACAGTACCGAGGAACGCCAGGAGGCGCTCTCCCGACTGCTTCCGTTCCAGAAGAAGGATTTCAAGGGATTGTTCGAGGCGATGGAAGGTCTGCCGGTGACGATCCGCACGCTGGATCCGCCGCTGCATGAATTCCTTCCCAAACGCGAAGAAATCGAACAGAAGAAAGCGGCTCTTGACGACAAGGACGACGATTACGAAGAGAAGCTGGCGGCTCTGGAGAAGACGCTGCATCGAATCGATGAGCTGACCGAGCTGAATCCGATGCTGGGGCATCGGGGCTGCCGCCTGGGTATCGTCTTCCCGGAGATAACCGAGATGCAGGCGCGCGCGATTCTCGAGGCCGCTTGTGAACTTCAGAAGCAGAAGAAAAGGGTGTTGCCCGAGATCATGGTCCCGCTGGTGGGGCATGTCAACGAACTGAAGCACCAGAGGGAAACCATCGACCGGATCGCCCGCGAGGTGATGGCCCGCAAGCGCGTCAAGGACCTGACCTATATGGTGGGCACGATGATCGAAGTTCCGCGTGCGGCGCTGACTGCCGATC
This window encodes:
- a CDS encoding DUF6754 domain-containing protein, producing MRHKLKLAVVLMLGISGAAAAQGDTVTPDTSAAAVSISPPGPVSNLRAADAKNDHGHAISLTWDKSPDDGAGRNSVIAYEIFRWFPHQMNEADSLRRELSTAREAIRAFRSDLPRAEHALIELKEDQTRLRTIRFSVARPDDPTFQLTVDFAMRALEDTIAYMIEHGPAFKRSIKPLQRELEQVLDQLPQAHAQYPEGGEWRSLGKAIAGSVSYDNTGSKEATQSDFFPDHTDLYYRVEAVTADETIRSVAVTAGPVQSHGQWFHTGKIPVFGFIMVFFVLTVVFVHFARRGAALYVRPLSGIEAVDDAIGRATEMGRPILYVLGLGTATEVSTIASFSVLGRVAKRVAEYQTPIIVPCYDAIVMAVAQEVVKSSYLDAGRPDDYKEDSVFFVTNYQFAYVAAVNGIMLRERPATNVYMGKFFAESLILAETGTLAGSIQIAGTDETNQIPFFIVSCDFTLIGEELYAASAYLSREPILLGSLKAQDWAKLAVMVIALIGMICTTLGYPEFAQLFHVAG
- the ppdK gene encoding pyruvate, phosphate dikinase, with the protein product MTAPKMTATKEKTNRKTKSENAAKEKGGTPASGKKYYYFFGGGKAEGNAQMRDTLGGKGAGLAEMTNAGIPVPPGFTITTNVCGLFYDHGMTVPKEVDAEMKAYLAKVEASTGKKFGDPSNPLLVSVRSGAKFSMPGMMDTILNLGLNEETVEGLARKTGNERFALDNYRRFIQMFGHVVLGIDKDLFEEVIEKKKKDKRIRQDSSLQPADLRDIIRKYKAIVKRKSGESFPDDPHKQLRMARDAVFRSWNNPRAITYRRLHGIPANLGTAVNVQAMVFGNMGKDSGTGVGFTRNPATGAKEFYGEFLINAQGEDVVAGVRTPQPIAELKNEMPKVYKQLREITDRLEKHYRDIQDFEFTIEDGTLYMLQTRTGKRTAQAAIKAAVDMVKEKLITKEEALMRIEPNQLDHLLHPRLDPNAKYEVIATGLAASPGACSGHVVFSAEDAVRLGAKQATILVRQETSPDDIEGMNVAVGILTSRGGMTSHAAVVARGMGKCCVSGAEALRVNAAKKVFHVGRLTIKEGEVITLNGSTGEVIIGKVDTIEPELSGEFAELMQWADEIRTLGVRANADIPRDARQAVKFGAEGIGLCRTEHMFFAEDRIPVVQQMILADSTEERQEALSRLLPFQKKDFKGLFEAMEGLPVTIRTLDPPLHEFLPKREEIEQKKAALDDKDDDYEEKLAALEKTLHRIDELTELNPMLGHRGCRLGIVFPEITEMQARAILEAACELQKQKKRVLPEIMVPLVGHVNELKHQRETIDRIAREVMARKRVKDLTYMVGTMIEVPRAALTADQIAQEADFFSFGTNDLTQMTMGFSRDDAGRFLGHYVEKGILPKDPFVSLDTEGVGQLVKLGKEKGRAVKADLKVGICGEHGGDPVSIDFCHRIGLNYVSCSPFRVPIARLAAAQATIRQRLEEGADKKGKPTGGKNAKMAPPDLGTA